The Roseibaca calidilacus genome has a window encoding:
- a CDS encoding enoyl-CoA hydratase/isomerase family protein, which translates to MSDLNIRREGRAGRITLDRGHALNALSYEMCLAIDAALRAWANDDAVALVVIDATGDKAFCAGGDLAEMYATGRAGDHGYGRRFWADEYRMNARIAEYAKPVVTLMQGFTLGGGVGLGCHASHRVVCETSRIAMPECAVGIVPDVGGSRLLARAPGRAGAYLGLTGARMGPGCAIWAGFADSFVPRADWPGLVARLVATGDFSAIPAHPAPDSPMAAQAGWIDRVFKGRDGAAILSALRADTSDVARDVLGLVLRGAPLAQACALEILHRLGPAPDIRAALAMEYRFTYRATARSDFLEGIRAAIIDKDRAPRWRHAGLAEVCAAEVEAMLAPLGAAEMTFETEGERL; encoded by the coding sequence ATGAGTGATCTAAACATCCGCCGCGAGGGGCGTGCCGGGCGTATCACGCTGGATCGGGGCCACGCGCTGAACGCGCTGAGCTACGAGATGTGCCTTGCGATTGACGCGGCCTTGCGCGCTTGGGCCAATGATGACGCGGTTGCACTGGTGGTGATTGATGCCACTGGTGACAAGGCATTTTGCGCGGGCGGTGATCTGGCCGAAATGTATGCCACTGGGCGCGCGGGCGATCATGGTTATGGCCGCCGTTTCTGGGCCGATGAATACCGCATGAATGCGCGGATTGCCGAATATGCCAAACCGGTCGTGACACTGATGCAGGGGTTTACCCTTGGCGGCGGTGTGGGGCTTGGTTGCCATGCCAGCCACCGGGTTGTGTGCGAAACCAGTCGCATTGCCATGCCTGAATGCGCGGTGGGGATCGTGCCGGATGTGGGCGGCTCGCGGCTGCTGGCGCGGGCGCCGGGGCGTGCGGGGGCCTATCTGGGCTTGACCGGGGCCCGCATGGGGCCGGGCTGTGCCATCTGGGCGGGGTTTGCGGATAGCTTCGTGCCACGCGCAGATTGGCCGGGTCTGGTTGCAAGGCTTGTGGCCACGGGCGATTTCAGCGCAATTCCGGCCCATCCTGCACCTGACAGCCCCATGGCCGCGCAGGCAGGCTGGATCGACCGTGTATTCAAGGGCCGTGATGGGGCGGCAATTCTGTCGGCCTTGCGTGCCGATACCAGCGATGTCGCGCGCGACGTGCTGGGTCTGGTTTTGCGCGGTGCTCCGTTGGCGCAGGCTTGCGCCTTGGAAATCCTGCATCGGCTTGGCCCTGCGCCCGATATCCGCGCGGCCTTGGCCATGGAATACCGCTTTACCTATCGCGCCACCGCGCGGTCGGATTTTCTGGAAGGCATCCGCGCCGCGATCATCGACAAGGACCGTGCACCGCGTTGGCGGCACGCAGGCTTGGCAGAGGTGTGCGCGGCAGAGGTTGAGGCGATGCTTGCGCCGCTCGGTGCGGCAGAGATGACATTTGAGACAGAGGGAGAGAGGCTATGA
- a CDS encoding Crp/Fnr family transcriptional regulator codes for MAWAEALLPGLDAATIAKLDAMPAMQLPKGQCLFRAGDHAQGFAMVLEGRVEVTLTAASGREILLYAIEPGQSCIQTTLGLMGDAPYSGEAMTVTPARLVMIPPAEFARLMHGSEVFRAFVFRAFAARMAELTALLESVAFTRIEARLARALLDLAQGGQVTATHAELAARIGSAREVVSRQLERWAGQGLIATQRGQITLLDLAQLGRIAPE; via the coding sequence ATGGCTTGGGCGGAAGCGCTGTTGCCGGGTTTGGATGCGGCAACGATCGCAAAGCTAGATGCGATGCCAGCCATGCAACTGCCCAAGGGCCAGTGCCTGTTCCGGGCGGGCGACCATGCACAAGGCTTTGCCATGGTGCTGGAAGGCCGGGTAGAGGTGACGTTGACCGCCGCATCGGGCCGCGAGATACTGCTTTATGCCATAGAGCCGGGGCAAAGCTGCATCCAGACCACTTTGGGGCTGATGGGCGATGCCCCCTATTCGGGAGAGGCAATGACCGTCACACCGGCGCGGCTTGTGATGATCCCGCCCGCGGAATTCGCCCGGCTGATGCATGGATCGGAAGTGTTCCGCGCTTTCGTGTTTCGCGCCTTTGCCGCGCGTATGGCGGAATTGACGGCGCTGCTGGAAAGTGTGGCCTTTACCCGGATTGAAGCGCGGCTCGCCCGTGCGCTGCTGGATCTGGCCCAAGGCGGACAGGTGACGGCCACCCATGCCGAACTTGCCGCGCGTATTGGCAGCGCGCGCGAGGTTGTCTCGCGGCAGTTGGAGCGATGGGCCGGGCAAGGCCTGATCGCCACGCAGCGCGGACAGATCACCCTTCTGGACCTTGCGCAGCTGGGCCGCATCGCCCCTGAGTGA
- a CDS encoding TetR/AcrR family transcriptional regulator — translation METADTAAVEAEKTTGWRGSRALWLDAARRALLDSGLEAVKIQPLASDLNLSRTSFYWFFKDRQALLDALLDDWEARNTGAFVLARDAYAETIAEAILNLIAVFYDPDLFDPNLDFAVRAWGQGTDAVKARVTAADAARLGAIRAMFERFGFAAAEADVRARTVYLTQIGYISMQVREDMATRLSRVPDYVRAFSGTSATETELARFHARLKFAPAG, via the coding sequence ATGGAAACAGCAGATACAGCGGCGGTAGAGGCCGAGAAAACAACGGGTTGGCGCGGGTCGCGCGCGCTGTGGCTGGATGCGGCCCGCCGCGCTTTGCTGGACAGCGGGCTGGAAGCGGTGAAAATCCAGCCGTTGGCCAGCGATCTGAACCTGTCGCGCACCAGCTTCTATTGGTTTTTCAAGGATCGGCAGGCGCTTCTGGATGCCCTGCTGGACGATTGGGAAGCGCGCAATACCGGCGCTTTCGTGCTGGCGCGCGATGCCTATGCCGAAACCATCGCCGAGGCGATCTTGAACCTGATCGCCGTGTTCTACGACCCCGACCTGTTCGACCCAAATCTGGATTTCGCGGTCCGGGCTTGGGGGCAGGGGACAGATGCGGTCAAGGCGCGGGTTACGGCGGCAGATGCCGCGCGGTTGGGGGCGATCCGGGCGATGTTCGAAAGGTTCGGCTTTGCTGCGGCAGAGGCAGATGTGCGCGCCCGCACGGTCTATCTGACCCAGATTGGCTATATATCTATGCAGGTGCGCGAAGACATGGCAACCCGGCTGTCGCGCGTGCCGGACTATGTGCGCGCTTTTTCCGGCACATCCGCCACGGAAACCGAACTTGCGCGCTTTCATGCCCGGTTGAAATTTGCACCTGCCGGATAG
- a CDS encoding YgaP family membrane protein, which produces MLAKNVGGIDRILRIVVGAALILAFFLNMDGTYSWLYLIGIVPLATGLMSSCPLYSIVGLNTCPVKK; this is translated from the coding sequence ATGCTGGCAAAAAACGTAGGCGGTATAGACCGCATTCTTCGAATCGTTGTAGGGGCCGCGCTGATCTTGGCCTTCTTCCTGAACATGGATGGAACCTATAGCTGGCTGTATCTGATCGGGATCGTGCCGCTGGCCACAGGGCTGATGAGCAGCTGTCCGCTGTATTCCATCGTCGGTCTGAACACCTGCCCGGTGAAAAAGTAA
- the mmsB gene encoding 3-hydroxyisobutyrate dehydrogenase has protein sequence MKIGFIGLGNMGAPMAANLAKAGHVVTGFDLSAPCPQGVAQAASAADAATRAEVVITMLPNGAILRDVAAMIIPAMAAGAVLCDCSTVDVESARAVADAAEAAGLGALDAPVSGGVGGASAGTLTFMVGGSDAAFATVQPLFDIMGQKAVHCGGPGAGQAAKICNNMILGATMAVTCEAFALADKLGLDRARMFDVVSTSSGYSWSMNAYCPAPGVGPQSPADNDYKPGFAAELMLKDLRLSQQAAVAVDADTPMGARAMALYAAFVEEEDGRGRDFSALLPRFAGRGRS, from the coding sequence ATGAAAATCGGGTTTATCGGCTTGGGCAATATGGGCGCGCCGATGGCGGCCAATCTGGCCAAGGCGGGGCATGTTGTGACGGGGTTCGACCTGAGCGCGCCTTGCCCCCAAGGCGTTGCGCAAGCGGCCAGCGCGGCCGATGCCGCCACGCGGGCTGAGGTGGTCATCACCATGCTGCCCAATGGCGCAATCCTGCGCGACGTGGCGGCTATGATTATCCCGGCAATGGCGGCTGGTGCGGTACTGTGCGATTGCTCGACCGTGGATGTCGAAAGCGCACGCGCCGTGGCCGACGCCGCCGAAGCGGCAGGCTTGGGCGCGCTGGATGCGCCCGTGTCCGGCGGGGTGGGCGGGGCAAGCGCGGGCACGCTGACCTTTATGGTGGGCGGGTCGGACGCAGCCTTTGCCACGGTTCAACCACTATTCGATATCATGGGTCAAAAGGCGGTGCATTGCGGCGGGCCGGGCGCGGGGCAAGCGGCCAAGATCTGCAACAATATGATCCTTGGCGCGACCATGGCGGTGACCTGCGAGGCTTTTGCTTTGGCCGACAAGCTGGGGCTGGACCGCGCGCGCATGTTCGACGTGGTCAGCACCTCCTCTGGCTATAGCTGGTCGATGAATGCCTATTGCCCGGCACCGGGTGTTGGGCCGCAAAGCCCTGCCGATAACGACTACAAGCCCGGATTCGCGGCAGAGCTGATGTTGAAGGATTTGCGCCTGTCGCAACAGGCGGCTGTTGCTGTCGATGCCGATACGCCCATGGGGGCGCGGGCCATGGCGCTCTATGCCGCTTTTGTTGAAGAAGAAGACGGGCGCGGGCGCGATTTCTCGGCGCTGTTGCCGCGTTTCGCGGGGCGTGGGCGCAGCTGA
- a CDS encoding CoA-acylating methylmalonate-semialdehyde dehydrogenase: MEELSHWIDGKRVAGQSGRFADVYNPATGEVQARVPLASQAELDDAVARAAQAQIAWGATNPQKRARVMMAAVGLINRDMDKLAEKLSSEHGKTFVDAKGDVQRGLEVIEYCIGAPQLLKGEFTDSAGPGIDMYSMRQPLGVVAGITPFNFPAMIPLWKMGPALACGNAMILKPSERDPSVPLMLAEIFKEAGLPDGVLQVVNGDKDAVDAILDNDTVQAVGFVGSTPIAQYIYARGCANGKRVQCFGGAKNHMIIMPDADLDQAADALIGAGYGAAGERCMAISVAVPVGEGTADALRERLVPKIEALKVGPWTAGDDVDYGPVVTAAAKDNILRLVQSGVDQGAELVVDGRDFKLQGYENGFFVGPHFFDHVTTEMDIYRQEIFGPVLSMVRAKTYDEAIGMAMDHEYGNGTAIFTRDGDTARDFAHRINIGMVGINVPIPVPLAYHTFGGWKKSGFGDLNQHGPDAFKFYTRTKTVTSRWPSGIKEGAAFNFKAMD, encoded by the coding sequence ATGGAAGAGCTTTCGCACTGGATTGACGGCAAGCGCGTTGCAGGCCAGTCGGGCCGGTTTGCAGATGTTTATAACCCCGCCACCGGCGAGGTGCAGGCTCGTGTGCCGCTGGCAAGCCAAGCCGAACTGGACGATGCCGTTGCCCGTGCCGCGCAGGCGCAAATCGCTTGGGGTGCCACCAACCCGCAAAAGCGCGCCCGTGTGATGATGGCAGCGGTGGGCTTGATCAACCGCGACATGGACAAGCTGGCCGAAAAGCTGTCCTCTGAACATGGCAAGACTTTTGTCGATGCCAAGGGCGATGTGCAGCGTGGGTTGGAAGTGATCGAATATTGCATCGGCGCGCCGCAATTGCTGAAGGGCGAATTCACCGACAGCGCCGGCCCCGGCATTGACATGTATTCCATGCGCCAGCCCTTGGGGGTGGTCGCGGGGATTACGCCGTTCAACTTTCCCGCCATGATCCCCTTGTGGAAAATGGGCCCGGCGCTGGCCTGCGGCAATGCGATGATCCTGAAACCGTCCGAGCGTGACCCTTCGGTGCCCTTGATGCTGGCCGAGATTTTCAAGGAAGCGGGCCTGCCCGATGGCGTGTTGCAGGTGGTCAATGGCGACAAGGACGCGGTCGATGCGATCTTGGACAATGACACCGTGCAGGCCGTGGGCTTTGTCGGGTCTACCCCGATTGCGCAATATATCTATGCGCGCGGCTGCGCCAACGGTAAACGCGTGCAGTGTTTTGGCGGTGCCAAGAACCACATGATTATTATGCCTGATGCCGATCTGGACCAAGCCGCCGACGCGCTGATCGGCGCGGGCTATGGTGCTGCGGGCGAACGCTGCATGGCAATTTCGGTGGCCGTGCCCGTGGGTGAGGGCACGGCGGACGCGCTGCGCGAACGCCTTGTCCCGAAAATCGAGGCGCTGAAGGTCGGGCCGTGGACCGCGGGCGATGACGTGGATTACGGCCCCGTCGTGACCGCGGCGGCCAAAGACAACATTCTGCGGCTGGTGCAAAGCGGCGTGGACCAAGGCGCGGAACTGGTCGTCGACGGGCGCGATTTCAAACTGCAAGGCTACGAGAATGGCTTTTTCGTCGGCCCGCATTTCTTCGATCATGTCACGACCGAGATGGACATCTACCGGCAGGAAATATTCGGCCCCGTCCTGTCGATGGTCCGCGCCAAGACATATGACGAGGCCATTGGCATGGCGATGGACCACGAATACGGCAATGGCACAGCTATTTTCACCCGCGATGGCGATACGGCACGCGATTTCGCGCATCGCATCAATATCGGGATGGTGGGCATCAACGTGCCGATCCCGGTGCCGCTGGCCTACCATACCTTTGGTGGCTGGAAGAAATCGGGCTTTGGCGATCTGAACCAGCACGGGCCGGATGCGTTCAAGTTCTACACCCGCACCAAGACCGTGACCTCGCGCTGGCCGAGCGGCATCAAAGAGGGGGCGGCGTTCAACTTCAAAGCGATGGACTGA
- a CDS encoding alternative oxidase has protein sequence MFDSDKSQDLSLTQHHAPRDLSDRVALRVVKFMRVFADAFFAKRYGHRAVVLETVAAVPGMVGGMLQHLKAIRRIRDDQGWIRELLDEAENERMHLMAFIKIAQPSWLERAIILIAQGVFFNLYFLLYLVAPKTAHRVVGYLEEEAVISYTQYLDQVDNGTVRNVPAPQMAIDYWKLPADARLRELIIAVRADEAAHRDHNHGYANDLRDGARD, from the coding sequence ATGTTTGATTCTGACAAGTCCCAAGACCTCAGCCTTACGCAGCACCACGCACCCCGCGACCTGTCCGACCGGGTTGCGCTGCGGGTGGTCAAATTCATGCGCGTTTTTGCGGATGCCTTCTTTGCCAAGCGCTATGGTCACCGCGCCGTTGTTCTGGAAACCGTCGCCGCCGTGCCGGGCATGGTGGGTGGTATGCTTCAGCATCTCAAGGCCATCCGCCGCATTCGCGACGATCAGGGCTGGATCCGCGAGCTTCTGGACGAAGCCGAAAATGAGCGTATGCATCTGATGGCCTTCATCAAGATCGCCCAGCCCAGTTGGCTGGAACGTGCCATTATCCTGATCGCGCAGGGCGTGTTCTTCAACCTGTATTTCCTGCTCTACCTTGTCGCCCCGAAAACCGCGCATCGTGTGGTGGGCTATCTCGAGGAAGAGGCGGTCATCAGCTACACCCAGTATCTGGACCAAGTGGACAATGGCACGGTCCGGAACGTTCCCGCGCCGCAAATGGCCATCGACTACTGGAAGCTGCCCGCCGATGCCCGCCTGCGCGAGTTGATTATCGCCGTGCGCGCGGACGAAGCGGCCCATCGCGACCATAACCACGGCTATGCCAACGACCTGCGGGATGGCGCACGCGACTGA
- a CDS encoding surface lipoprotein assembly modifier: MTRFPKMLRAFGLALLLACSSVLAQAQDSAPAPTAQLAANAQNPGLRADWRQALEHMRKGAPRAALPILERLVTDFPAIARFRLELARALYLIEDDGRARYHFEYALSGDLSLGEIKAVQDYLSAMDTRKSWRGQARIAVVPQSNPWQRSGQPFVEIGGTLLLPLPQVERATGVELGLGMTWMPRLKQDLHARVHLVGTGQFFEEPDFTRGHLRGEFGFVWFGDHGRRLEMGITLQGAGGHDGVIMRGAGVQTVFQRRFGRRTQVTARASYDELRYARVSDYNGPRGAMSLGVQHILSPRLKISGALNLSHHHTQAEFHRRTDASVTLGTEISFGGGLITGLEANLGHISFGAANPLLPQFGAQRDWRAELSATMMHRNLSVYGFAPIVRVGVERSDSNIPMRSYDNLKVSFGATRNF, from the coding sequence GTGACAAGATTTCCCAAGATGTTGCGGGCCTTCGGCCTTGCGCTGCTGTTGGCGTGCAGTTCTGTGCTTGCGCAGGCTCAGGACAGCGCGCCAGCCCCTACCGCCCAGCTTGCCGCAAATGCACAAAACCCGGGACTGCGCGCGGACTGGCGTCAGGCGTTGGAACATATGCGCAAGGGCGCACCGCGCGCCGCGCTGCCCATTCTGGAACGCCTTGTGACCGATTTTCCGGCCATCGCGCGCTTTCGGCTGGAACTGGCGCGGGCGCTGTATCTGATCGAAGATGACGGCCGCGCGCGGTATCACTTCGAATACGCGCTGTCGGGCGACCTAAGCCTGGGCGAGATCAAGGCCGTGCAGGACTATCTGAGCGCAATGGACACCCGCAAAAGCTGGCGCGGTCAGGCGCGTATCGCGGTGGTGCCGCAAAGCAACCCATGGCAACGCTCCGGCCAACCATTTGTCGAGATCGGCGGCACATTGTTGCTGCCCTTGCCGCAGGTCGAGCGGGCCACCGGGGTCGAACTCGGGCTGGGCATGACATGGATGCCGCGGCTGAAACAGGACCTCCATGCACGGGTGCATCTGGTCGGCACCGGCCAGTTCTTCGAGGAACCCGATTTCACGCGCGGCCATCTGCGCGGCGAATTCGGCTTTGTCTGGTTCGGTGACCATGGGCGCAGGCTGGAAATGGGCATCACGCTGCAAGGCGCGGGTGGCCATGACGGGGTTATCATGCGCGGCGCGGGGGTGCAGACCGTTTTCCAGCGGCGTTTTGGGCGGCGCACGCAAGTCACCGCGCGGGCAAGTTACGATGAACTGCGCTATGCTCGGGTGTCGGATTATAACGGGCCGCGCGGCGCGATGTCCTTGGGGGTGCAACATATCCTGTCGCCACGGCTGAAGATCTCGGGCGCGCTGAACCTGTCGCATCACCACACGCAAGCAGAATTCCACCGCCGCACCGATGCATCCGTCACCTTGGGAACAGAAATTTCCTTTGGCGGCGGACTGATCACCGGGCTGGAAGCGAATTTGGGCCATATCAGCTTCGGCGCGGCCAACCCGCTTTTGCCGCAATTCGGCGCGCAGCGCGACTGGCGTGCGGAACTAAGCGCCACGATGATGCATCGCAACCTGTCGGTTTACGGGTTCGCGCCTATTGTCCGCGTCGGGGTTGAACGCAGCGACAGCAATATACCCATGCGCAGCTATGACAATCTGAAGGTCAGCTTTGGGGCGACGCGGAATTTCTAG
- a CDS encoding PilZ domain-containing protein — translation MVRKVARIRSRALVGVLRNGERESAYLRDYSTEGVCLEGLRSVMAGDVLRLHCKGAFISAEVRWVREGRAGLCYLPSCPPGEKTRFLAAVSRGQKPASAARIYGFSELA, via the coding sequence ATGGTCCGCAAGGTCGCACGCATACGCAGCCGGGCGCTGGTCGGCGTTTTGCGCAATGGAGAGCGTGAAAGCGCTTACTTGCGAGATTATTCGACCGAGGGGGTCTGTCTGGAAGGGCTGCGCTCGGTCATGGCTGGCGATGTCTTGCGCCTGCATTGCAAAGGCGCGTTTATATCTGCCGAAGTGCGCTGGGTGCGCGAGGGGCGAGCGGGGCTGTGCTATCTGCCATCTTGCCCCCCCGGTGAAAAAACCCGCTTTCTGGCGGCTGTCTCGCGCGGGCAGAAACCCGCCAGCGCGGCGCGCATCTACGGGTTTTCCGAATTGGCCTGA
- a CDS encoding autotransporter outer membrane beta-barrel domain-containing protein, whose product MDAPCRFFCALRSSLSVIALFSVLANPVSAQQTCSPATPSDGDTITCSGTGIGIVDGGLDDATITVETGAVITGTNQAFRFDDDTTFTNFGTLTGQNDHGVQGDNDNTVINRGTITGLDGDGVNIDNDGLVENYGIIRGADDGVQLEDDATVINHATGEIYADDEGVNINTDNATLTNAGLIEAGDDAVNAARGATITNSGIIRSVGGDQDAVDLDSGTVVNSGTIMAIGTQDGIDFDPSGDSSSVTNSGLIEGNVGINVDPADTGAQTIVNSGTITGRGGVAMDLGAGDDTLEIAGGTINGTVELGAGTDTLVVSRAGTGLVTFTSDPEVLDIRVNSALFDAGRLLSIDPALIGAADLLGAQLGYNLGHQALGATGQAGSWASGSLTVGQSQRDGQVAIGRDFDDYGLFGMFSAGGLDGTGQPTQHQFAVGARMGRALSSSTRADIAAYLGLGRFDLGTAVGAQMDAHFIGLTARLQHQSQQGLRLTAQAGVTGYRLDSATATSLAGATLAERNLLTGFVDLEIGQRIALGSGTVTPYLGLTGLLADGGDVTMALGGASTRFAPTGHGSAGLLRIGADFEFPRADDFVLRAELRMDGDGDASASIGGAFRF is encoded by the coding sequence ATGGATGCCCCATGTCGCTTTTTCTGCGCTCTGCGCTCTTCGCTCTCTGTCATTGCTCTCTTCTCGGTTCTGGCAAACCCTGTTTCGGCCCAACAGACCTGTAGCCCGGCCACGCCGTCCGACGGGGACACGATTACCTGTAGCGGCACCGGAATCGGCATTGTCGATGGCGGGCTGGACGATGCGACGATCACGGTTGAGACCGGCGCGGTCATCACCGGCACGAACCAAGCGTTCAGATTCGACGATGACACGACATTCACCAATTTCGGCACCTTGACCGGCCAGAACGATCATGGCGTGCAAGGCGATAACGACAACACTGTCATCAACAGAGGCACCATCACAGGGCTGGACGGTGATGGCGTCAATATCGACAATGATGGCTTGGTCGAGAATTACGGCATCATCCGTGGCGCGGATGACGGTGTGCAGTTGGAAGACGATGCCACGGTCATCAATCATGCGACCGGCGAAATCTATGCCGATGATGAAGGCGTCAACATCAACACTGATAACGCAACGCTGACAAATGCGGGCCTGATCGAAGCCGGTGACGACGCGGTGAATGCCGCGCGCGGCGCGACCATCACCAATAGCGGTATTATCCGGTCAGTCGGCGGCGATCAGGATGCGGTCGACCTTGACAGCGGGACGGTCGTCAATTCCGGTACCATCATGGCCATTGGCACGCAGGATGGCATCGATTTCGACCCGTCCGGTGACTCGTCTTCCGTCACCAATAGTGGCCTGATCGAAGGGAATGTCGGTATAAACGTTGACCCGGCGGATACCGGCGCGCAGACGATTGTCAATTCCGGCACCATCACCGGGCGCGGCGGCGTTGCGATGGATCTGGGCGCGGGCGATGACACGTTGGAGATCGCCGGCGGCACGATCAACGGTACCGTCGAGTTGGGCGCAGGCACCGACACGCTCGTCGTTAGCCGCGCTGGAACCGGTCTTGTCACCTTCACCAGCGATCCAGAGGTCTTGGATATTCGGGTCAACAGCGCGCTATTCGATGCCGGGCGCCTACTTTCGATTGATCCGGCGCTGATCGGCGCGGCAGACCTGCTGGGCGCACAGCTTGGCTATAATCTTGGCCACCAAGCCCTTGGCGCAACGGGGCAGGCGGGGTCTTGGGCCTCTGGCAGTCTGACGGTGGGTCAAAGCCAGCGTGACGGTCAAGTCGCAATCGGACGTGATTTCGACGATTACGGCCTGTTCGGTATGTTCTCGGCAGGTGGGCTTGACGGGACCGGGCAACCGACCCAACACCAATTCGCAGTTGGGGCGCGTATGGGGCGTGCGCTGTCGAGCAGCACGCGCGCAGATATCGCCGCCTATCTGGGGCTTGGCCGGTTCGATCTGGGCACCGCCGTCGGCGCACAGATGGATGCACATTTCATTGGCCTGACCGCCCGTTTGCAACACCAAAGCCAACAGGGGTTGCGCCTGACAGCGCAAGCCGGGGTTACGGGCTACCGTTTGGACAGTGCGACAGCCACGTCGCTGGCCGGTGCAACGCTGGCCGAGCGCAACCTCTTGACCGGGTTTGTCGATCTGGAAATCGGCCAGCGTATTGCGCTGGGGTCGGGCACTGTAACGCCCTATCTGGGCCTGACCGGCCTGCTGGCTGATGGCGGCGATGTGACCATGGCGCTTGGCGGGGCCAGCACGCGTTTTGCGCCCACGGGCCATGGCAGCGCGGGCCTATTGCGCATCGGCGCCGATTTCGAATTCCCGCGCGCGGATGATTTCGTTTTGCGTGCCGAATTGCGCATGGATGGTGATGGCGATGCATCCGCGTCCATTGGTGGGGCATTCCGTTTCTAA
- a CDS encoding LysR family transcriptional regulator, producing MDWDDMRVFLALARVASLGRAGQVLKMDPATVGRRVSRLEGHLGRRLFHRSHQGYALTEDGLRLLPHVEAAQAHLSAAETPNDTGAGLSGQIRLGAPDGCANYLLPQVIARICADHPALEVQIVALPRLFNLSRREADMAISVSAPQAGRLHVQKITDYHLHFAAAASYLDRHPPIRQIADLRGHSLIGYIPDMIFDKELDYLANLDLHAARMTSNSVPVQLNLLRQGTGLGVVHDFALPHAQDLRRVLVPVFSLTRAFHLVRHADDLRNARLRRFAEALIVGLRDQVARLEQAVAQADDQANSENP from the coding sequence ATGGACTGGGACGATATGCGTGTATTTCTGGCGTTGGCGCGCGTGGCCAGTCTTGGGCGTGCGGGCCAAGTGCTAAAGATGGACCCGGCCACTGTGGGCCGTCGCGTGTCGCGGCTGGAAGGGCACTTGGGGCGGCGGCTGTTTCACCGTTCGCATCAGGGCTACGCGCTGACCGAGGACGGGTTGCGTCTGCTGCCGCATGTCGAAGCCGCACAAGCCCATCTCAGCGCCGCCGAAACGCCCAACGACACTGGCGCAGGGCTAAGCGGGCAAATCCGCCTTGGCGCGCCGGATGGTTGCGCGAATTACCTTTTGCCGCAGGTCATTGCCCGGATCTGTGCCGACCACCCGGCGCTAGAGGTGCAGATCGTTGCCCTTCCCCGCCTGTTCAACCTGTCGCGCCGCGAGGCGGATATGGCCATCAGCGTATCGGCCCCGCAGGCCGGGCGGTTACATGTGCAAAAGATCACCGACTATCATCTGCATTTCGCGGCCGCAGCATCTTATCTGGACCGGCACCCCCCGATCCGGCAGATCGCAGACCTGCGCGGCCACAGCCTGATCGGCTATATCCCCGACATGATTTTTGACAAAGAACTGGATTACCTTGCCAATCTTGACCTGCACGCCGCGCGCATGACCTCGAACTCCGTGCCGGTTCAGTTGAACCTTTTGCGGCAGGGCACAGGCTTGGGCGTAGTGCATGACTTCGCCCTGCCCCATGCCCAAGACCTGCGCCGCGTGTTGGTGCCGGTATTCAGCCTGACGCGCGCGTTTCATCTGGTTCGCCATGCCGATGACTTGCGCAATGCGCGGCTGCGGCGTTTTGCCGAAGCGCTGATCGTGGGCTTGCGCGACCAAGTCGCGCGGCTGGAACAGGCCGTGGCGCAGGCAGACGATCAGGCCAATTCGGAAAACCCGTAG